A stretch of Lactuca sativa cultivar Salinas chromosome 6, Lsat_Salinas_v11, whole genome shotgun sequence DNA encodes these proteins:
- the LOC111906095 gene encoding endoribonuclease YBEY, chloroplastic: MRSRLPPILLRNLHSSLDVSSMAAAGFIFRTLSTHSLTAPSKLPSLPSLVSHCRSNLSYSTSSSSPLFGGLFGAHRRRDGDWILSRRLGGKVLASQRGYRKVRGRPSARKKNKGKDLELDVRIGIEEQLPDDSEILDIAEMLRLNAPMAMKLAFDGLKDSDHKTRDSSVDDVGQFESVELSILLCNDEFIRELNKDWRNEDHATDVLSMSQHVPELKLPMLMLGDIIISVETAARQAEERGHTLLDEIRVLMVHGLLHLLGFDHELSEEAEAEMEEEEERLLKSLGWKGKGLIQSASSVEYDETLLPKISDGRKKAGSLRFYKPKFSYIFCDMDGTLLNSKSQISATNAEALREASSRGVKVVIATGKTRPAAIALLKMVDLAGRDGIASEYSPGVFIQGLLVYGKQGHEIHRRNLDPHVCKEAFDYSVEHTVPLIAFSENRCLTLFSHPLVDSLHTIYHEPRAEVMGSVEDLLSSGDVQKVLFLDTAEGVSGRLRPYWSEAIKGRASVVQAQPDMLEIVPAGTSKGSGVRMLLDHFGVGADEVMAIGDGENDVEMIELASLGVALSNGSEKTKAVADVIGVSNDEDGVADAIYRYAF, translated from the exons ATGAGGTCTCGCCTCCCTCCTATCCTCCTCCGCAACCTTCATTCTTCTTTAGACGTCTCCTCCATGGCGGCAGCCGGTTTCATCTTCCGAACCCTCTCCACACACTCACTCACGGCCCCATCCAAACTCCCATCGTTACCTTCATTGGTCTCTCATTGTCGCTCTAATCTTTCGTAttcgacttcttcttcttctccattgtTTGGTGGTTTATTCGGTGCTCACCGTCGCAGAGATGGAGATTGGATTCTTTCGAGAAGGTTGGGAGGGAAAGTACTGGCGTCGCAGCGAGGGTACAGGAAGGTGCGGGGTCGCCCGTCGGCCAGGAAGAAGAACAAGGGGAAGGATTTGGAGCTCGATGTTAGAATTGGTATCGAAGAACAATTGCCCGATGATTCTGAAATTCTG GATATTGCAGAAATGCTTCGTCTAAACGCTCCAATGGCAATGAAACTAGCATTTGATGGTTTAAAAGATTCAGATCACAAAACAAGAGATTCTTCTGTTGATGATGTTGGCCAATTTGAGAGTGTTGAGTTATCAATACTTCTATGCAATGATGAGTTCATCCGTGAGCTTAATAAAGATTGGAGGAATGAAGACCATGCTACTGATGTTCTCTCCATGTCTCAACATGTCCCTGAACTCAAGCTTCCAATG CTAATGTTGGGTGACATAATCATTTCAGTGGAAACAGCAGCAAGACAAGCAGAGGAAAGAGGGCACACTCTTCTTGATGAGATTCGTGTTCTTATG GTCCACGGATTGTTGCATCTTTTGGgatttgatcatgagcttagtgAAGAAGCTGAAGCAGAAATGGAGGAGGAAGAAGAACGTCTTTTGAAGAGTCTTGGATGGAAAGGAAAAGGATTGATACAAAGTGCATCTTCTGTTGAATATGATGAAACCCTTTTACCAAAGATTTCTGATG GAAGAAAGAAAGCTGGCAGTCTTCGATTCTACAAGCCAAAATTCAGCTATATCTTCTGTGACATGGATG GTACATTGCTGAATAGCAAAAGTCAAATTTCTGCTACAAATGCTGAGGCTTTAAGGGAGGCTTCATCGAGAGGTGTAAAAGTTGTTATAGCCACCGGAAAA ACTCGTCCAGCTGCTATAGCTCTTTTGAAGATGGTGGATTTAGCAGGTAGAGATGGAATTGCCTCAGAGTATTCACCAGGTGTTTTCATtcag gGTTTGCTTGTTTATGGCAAACAAGGACACGAAATTCACAGAAGAAATTTGGATCCACATGTTtgcaaagag GCATTTGATTACTCAGTAGAACACACTGTTCCACTTATTGCATTCAGTGAGAATCGTTGCCTGACCTTATTCAGTCATCCTCTTGTGGACTCCCTCCACACCATATATCATGAGCCAAGG GCAGAAGTTATGGGTTCAGTGGAGGATCTGTTAAGCAGTGGTGATGTGCAGAAGGTGTTGTTTTTGGACACTGCTGAAGGGGTGTCTGGAAGACTGAGGCCATATTGGTCAGAAGCGATAAAAGGTCGTGCATCTGTTGTTCAAGCACAGCCAGATATGCTTGAGATAGTGCCAGCTGGCACTTCGAAGGGGAGTGGGGTCCGTATGCTGCTTGACCATTTTGGTGTTGGAGCAGATGAGGTGATGGCGATTGGTGATGGGGAGAATGATGTGGAGATGATTGAGTTGGCTTCTTTAGGGGTGGCTTTGAGTAATGGATCTGAGAAGACAAAAGCTGTTGCTGATGTGATTGGTGTTAGTAATGATGAAGATGGTGTTGCTGATGCTATTTATAGGTATGCATTTTAA